Proteins encoded together in one Falco biarmicus isolate bFalBia1 chromosome 4, bFalBia1.pri, whole genome shotgun sequence window:
- the LOC130149046 gene encoding uncharacterized protein LOC130149046 — MGPLKSEEEQSIILISDDEAENTHGSSVLLVDPQEKSVLEEKRSEEVVDEECELIVTFSKQAYVMPHARYDCTIHPFERTECDTCSPLGKNADICNQCYCYVCDKLASECQNWTTLSLCHCNAHNKSKFWKDKRDFALAGVLVMFNLELTDIDADLRHGGSLLIKFIQDLSVEYSKYLVGERTPPTQQECFCLTKLPPGRCNICRSRNMEVVYRYSGVFALVTSFLDQAEKESPKAAAVMFLGAAKEITLHKDPALSWQNLGQIGSLKIAVPCLLQRITTQLQRMLVLCDFPKSLYEKFILFFQSISLPCHCFGFSNSLNVVPWDHVLLTTVLKGQNVTGQRTQKGRKIFLWEAFPVIEARVEKLVDQNNYKEVVRYLKAVKCNDSRGLRHLQDKIPFYFCKIGDFLNAACSLLYPISGLTCCTACRITPLQFEVYLKMFRTGSVPAGKDMLDSGPWVTAGPPLKDAALIKHALKLLYCSVSLYRNPKCWSSFIMVLGSSSLLERSGHLHPLSLKEPPLDFQKRVLAATGGLLEELKAKINVSLPSAIFSPHLQHEACLILAVQAVQQMLFCDLPYLNSFLEIALAFGNNFWALRLLLEHLSYEENILQGTVNLILRDLDCQKATILKLWQNLGPQYVGEFLCLFLTCRHKKMQSIGLFALNIITENLHTCPWAKHLGNIFDNAGLKHLPLGTTAHHEVSKFINICEKL, encoded by the exons ATGGGGCCGTTGAAAAGTGAAGAAGAGCAGAGCATAATCCTGATCAGTGATGATGAAGCTGAGAACACTCATGGGAGTTCAGTTTTGTTAGTAGACCCACAGG AGAAGTCTGTCCTGGAAGAGAAGAGATCTGAAGAAGTTGTGGATGAGGAATGTGAACTAATAGTTACTTTCAGTAAACAAGCATACGTGATGCCTCATGCAAGATATGACTGTACAATACATCCGTTTGA GCGAACAGAATGCGATACATGCTCACCCCTTGGAAAAAATGCTGATATTTGTAATCAATGCTACTGCTACGTTTGTGATAAACTAGCTTCTGAG TGCCAGAATTGGACAACCCTTTCGCTCTGTCACTGCAATGcacacaacaaaagcaaattctggAAGGACAAGCGTGACTTTGCCTTGGCTGGTGTTCTTGTAATGTTCAATTTGGAGCTCACAGATATAGATGCAGACCTTCGTCATGGTG GAAGTCTTCTAATAAAATTCATCCAGGACCTTTCTGTGGAATATAGTAAGTATCTGGTTGGAGAAAGAACACCTCCCACACAACAGGAATGCTTTTGCCTCACAAAGTTGCCTCCTGGGCGATGCAACATCTGCAGATCACGCAACATGGAGGTTGTATACAG GTATTCTGGAGTTTTTGCACTGGTAACAAGTTTTTTAGatcaagcagaaaaagagagtcctaaagctgctgctgtcatgTTTCTGGGAGCTGCTAAGGAGATAACACTTCATAAAGACCCTGCTTT AAGCTGGCAGAACCTTGGTCAAATTGGTTCATTAAAGATAGCTGTCCCTTGTCTGTTGCAAAG GATCACAACACAACTTCAGAGGATGCTGGTGCTGTGTGACTTTCCAAAAAGtttgtatgaaaagtttattcttttttttcagtccatCTCGCTTCCATGTCACTGTTTTGGCTTCTCAAATAG CTTGAATGTTGTGCCATGGGACCATGTATTACTGACCACCGTTTTAAAAGGCCAGAACGTCACTGGTCAAAGAActcagaaaggaaggaaaatatttctgtgggaAGCATTCCCTGTTATAGAGGCTCGAGTGGAGAAATTGGTAGACCAAAATAA ctaTAAAGAAGTTGTTCGCTACCTGAAAGCTGTGAAATGCAATGATAGCAGAGG GTTAAGACACCTTCAAGATAAAATCCCAttctatttctgtaaaattgGAGACTTCCTCAATGCCGCGTGTTCGCTGTTGTACCCCATCAGTGGCCTCACCTGCTGTACTGCCTGCCGGATAACACCTTTACAGTTTGAGGTCTACCTGAAGATGTTCAGAACAGGCAGCGTCCCCGCTGGAAAGGATATGCTAGACTCTGGGCCCTGGGTTACAGCTG gGCCGCCTTTGAAAGATGCTGCTCTAATTAAGCATGCGCTCAAACTCCTTTACTGCAGTGTGTCACTATACAGGAAT ccAAAATGCTGGAGTTCCTTCATTATGGTCTTGGGTAGCAGCAGTTTGCTGGAAAGAAGTGGGCACCTACATCCCCTGTCCCTGAAAGAGCCACCACTTGACTTCCAAAAG agGGTGCTTGCTGCCACTGGTGGCCTTTTGGAGGAACTGAAGgcaaaaattaatgtttctttaCCATCTGCAATTTTCTCTCCTCAT TTGCAACATGAGGCTTGTCTCATTCTCGCAGTACAAGCAGTACAACAGATGCTTTTTTGTGATCTTCCATACTTGAATTCCTTCTTAGAGATAGCCCTGGCTTTTGGG AATAACTTTTGGGCTCTGAGGCTCTTATTGGAGCATCTTTCctatgaagaaaatattctcCAGGGCACTGTCAACCTGATTTTGAGAGATCTAGATTGTCAGAAAGCAACAATATTAAAACT GTGGCAAAACCTTGGTCCCCAGTACGTGGGTGAATTCCTTTGCCTGTTCTTGACCTGCAGACATAAAAAGATGCAATCCATTGGCCTGTTCGCTCTGAATATTATTACAGAGAATCTGCATAC GTGTCCATGGGCAAAGCATCTTGGCAACATCTTTGACAATGCA GGATTAAAGCACCTGCCTCTTGGCACCACAGCTCATCATGAAGTCTCAAAGTTCATAAACATTTGTGAAAAACTGTAA
- the GNG13 gene encoding guanine nucleotide-binding protein G(I)/G(S)/G(O) subunit gamma-13 isoform X2, whose protein sequence is MDEWDLPQWKKEVESLKYQLAYKREMSSKTIPEFVKWIEDGIPEDPFLNPELMKNNPWVEKGKCTIL, encoded by the exons atgGACGAGTGGGACCTCCCGCAGTGGAAGAAGGAGGTGGAAAGCCTGAAGTACCAGCTGGCCTACAAGCGGGAGATGTCCTCTAAGACAATACCCGA GTTTGTGAAGTGGATCGAGGACGGCATTCCAGAAGATCCCTTCTTGAACCCGGAGCTGATGAAAAACAACCCCTGGGTGGAGAAAGGCAAATGCACCATCCTCTGA
- the GNG13 gene encoding guanine nucleotide-binding protein G(I)/G(S)/G(O) subunit gamma-13 isoform X1 codes for MAFWVSQKSLLQCPAEPPAPAMDEWDLPQWKKEVESLKYQLAYKREMSSKTIPEFVKWIEDGIPEDPFLNPELMKNNPWVEKGKCTIL; via the exons ATGGCCTTCTGGGTTTCTCAAAAATCCTTGTTACAGTG ccctgcagagcccccagctcctgccatgGACGAGTGGGACCTCCCGCAGTGGAAGAAGGAGGTGGAAAGCCTGAAGTACCAGCTGGCCTACAAGCGGGAGATGTCCTCTAAGACAATACCCGA GTTTGTGAAGTGGATCGAGGACGGCATTCCAGAAGATCCCTTCTTGAACCCGGAGCTGATGAAAAACAACCCCTGGGTGGAGAAAGGCAAATGCACCATCCTCTGA